The genome window TTACTATGTCTTACTGCTCCTGTGCATTCAATTAATCAATCTATTAGTTTTAACTCAGATGCATCGGTCTGCTGGTGCGGTATTTTCCACCTTTCAAAAGTCAGGAGAATGTACTGGGCACCGCACATAATCTCCAGTGATACCTGAACTCAGGTTATACCTATCGGGAaacattgaacaggctggggctcttttccctagaaaagagaagactgaggggtgacttgataggattatgaaggggtttgatagggtagatgtagagaagatatttccacttgtggaggagaccagaactaggggccataaatataagatagtcactaataaatccaatagggaattcaggagaaacttccttacccagagagtggttagaatgtagaactcgctaccacaaggagtagttgaggcgaaaaaCAGAGATTTAACggcaagctagataaacacatgagggagaaaggaatagaggatatgctgatggggttagatgaagtagggagggaggaggcgcgtgtggagcataaacacaggcatgaaCCTGTCTCACATCTCTCAGCGATTGGAAAACCTGAATGCAGCTACAACCCTTGAGCCGGTCAAGGACACTGATATTCTGGGTTTTCTGAAGAATGAGTGTGATAATGCACTGCTGTCAGCTATTGAAGAGTCCAGGAAGAGGACTTTTGCAGTGGCAGAGAGGTATTACTGGGAGTCCATGCTGGTGGAATGGGAACATGAGAAGCAGAAAAGATCCTCCATACCCTTCTGGCATCAGGGGAGAATGCTCGACTTCACCCAGGAGACTGAGCCAAGTTTTGTTAGTGAGATGGGGCCACCAGGATGCAGTGCAATGGATGGTGTAGAAGTGGCCTATGCTTGACAGATCTATATTATAATGAGAAGATCGTGAATGGGCATCTACAACCAAACCTAGGAGACCTTTGCAGCATTGTAGCTGAGTCTttggatgaatggcctgtttctctgctgtagattctatataattctatgtgatTGAACCACAGTCAAGGAATGATTATTAGTCCCTGACATGGAGAAGAGCACAGGTTTCAGATCAGAGATTCGAGCTGCTTATGGAATCGTGCCTTTGTTGTGAGCACAACACAGAAGAGTTAGGAGAAAGCCCACAGTACAGCAACCTGTTTTAATATTTGTGTCCGGTGTcagcgtggctcagtgggtagcactcttgcctgagtcaggtcatgggtttaagttccgctccagagatttgagtacataatctaggctgatacttcagtgctgtactgagggagtgctatcactgtcggaggtgccgtctttgggatgagatgttaaaccaaggccccatctgccctctacaGGTGGgcctaaaagatctcatggcactattttgaaaaagagcaggggagttctcccagctgttctggccaacatttattcctcaaccagcatcactaaaacagtttatctggtcgtttatctcattgctgtttgtggaaacttgctgtgcgcaaattgactgacatgtttcctactttacaacaatgattacatttcaaaagtacttaattgcctgtaaagtgctttgggacgtcccgaggttgtgaaaggcactttataaatgccagttcttttTTGGTGGGTCATTTTTAATTATATTCAGTTACCACAAAATGTAAGGTGTGTCCTCTGGTTGATATTTCTAATTCTTATTGACCATAACATAACAGTTATGAAGATGTTAAGCTGTCGAAGGAAGGCATGGGCTGCTGAATATAAATCTTTGCTGTGATGCAGTGAGCTGCTGAGACAGTCTGTTCGAAGCCTGTGGGTTTGTTTTCTCAGATGTGGTCATTCCGGAGAAGCCAAAACTGAAATTCATTAATAAAGTCCCAAACTACAAGAAACCGAGGCGCTGGATGAAAAGGCTGGGAGATATCCGCGGGCCAGCAACACGAGCCAATACAATCGCCTGGGGGCAGTACGGCATTGTAGTAAGTGTCTGCATTTCCACCACTGTGTAACATTAAAGGGCAATTAAATGCTTTTTGAGTATTTCTCAAAATCAGTTTGATTACTGCCGCGGAGACTCCCCAGTAGGGTCTCCTTCCCTGCCCGAGTGCCCTGGCGATGTCAGTCATGGGGAGTATCCCTGGGCATCCAACAGCTCTGACTTCCGCTGCCCGACTCGGGGATGTGAAGTTGCAGACTAGGAAATCTGTATTCCAATAGGTGGTTCCCCAGGGTGGCCCAGCCCAGCCCCTGAGCAGCCCACAGCAGGCCTGGAGTTGTCTCTCCTTCCCATTCCTGCCCTCAGTTTGTAAGGATCACTCCTGGACACTCCCTCTAACTGATGTCACCAGAGCAGTCGAGTAAGGAGCAAGGCCTTCCTCACCTGTCTCCAAGGTGATGATAAAACATGTTGGAGTATTTGGAAAGACCATTTTCTTACATATAGACAGAGAAGGGGAGGTACTGTTATCAAAAAGGACCCTCTGTGCACTTTCATTTTCCTTCAAAATGAGCTGCAACATTGTGCGTGAGCAAAATCTTTACCGGTGGCAACCAATGAGGTGCCGATACTGGTTCTAGCAGATGAGCGCAGACAGTGGGGCGGAGCGCAGACAGTGGGGCGGAGCGCAGACACTCTACATTTCGGGTAATGTGGAGGATGCACAAAGGACCTGGGATTGGACGGGGGAAATCCTGAGAGTGATGGAATAAATATGGAATAATCGTTCACTCCAAATTGATCCACCTGTAGTTATCCAATATCTGAAATGATGCAGCAAATAGCTAAACTTAAAAAAATATCTACCTGACTGTAGTAAACACTAAAAGCACAGTACTGTATCTTGCTATAAACATCCAGGGGCTGAGAAAGAGGGACCTCATGGCACAAAATGTAGTCCTCAGCTGCTGAATATAATGCAGCACAATCTCAGTCAGTCACTCTTGCATAAAGTGATGGCCTTCCCAGATTGATCTAAAGTGACACCAATTGTATCTGCTGGATGTTTTCTCATGGGCAGAGAATGTTGCCTGAAGCAGAAACAGTGCATGTACCCTGAATCCTTGTATAACACAGTTCAATACAGACAATGAGGGACAGTCTAACCAAAGCAAAATGTTCCATTTAAAAATCAGTTGTAATGCCAATGTTCCTTTCATTGCCACCACATGTACTTACTTTgccttctttcctccctcccaccctcttccccctccgcccgctcttccccctccgcccgctcttccccctccgcccgctcttccccctccgcccgctcttccccctccgcccgctcttccccctccgcccgctcttccccctccgcccgctcttccccctccgcccgctcttccccctccgcccgctcttccccctccgcccgctctctctccacaggCTCTTGGAGGTGGCTACCTTCACTGGGGTCACTTTGAGATGATGCGTCTCACCATTAACCGACGCATGGATCCTAAAATCATGTTTGCTCGCTGGCGTGTAAATGCTCCGTATAAACCCATCACACGCAAAGGACTGGGTCAGAGAATGGGCGGTGGGAAAGGGGCCATCGACCACTATGTCACTCCCGTCAGGTATGGCCGGATTATACTGGAGTTTGGTGGGAAGTGCGAGTTTGAGGAGGTGGAGCCCATCCTATCAGAAGTTGCCAAGAAGCTGCCATTTCCTGCAAAGGCCGTTAGCAAGAAATCCCTGGAGGAGCTGATGAAGGAAGATGCACAGAAGGCCGAGAATAACCAGAATCCCTGGACCTTTGAAAGAATTGCAACCATGAACATGATGGGCATCCGCAAAGTGTTGAGTCCATTTGATTTAAAATACCATGGCAAATTCAGTGGGAAATTTCGTGTTCCTAATCGTGTGTGAAGATTAATAAATTTGGCAAAATGTTTTGTTTTAATCTATTTGTTTCTCGTTGAATAACTGGATTTATATCAAAGTATCTCCGCAGCACACATTTTAAAAACATAGAATGCATCTTCAGAATGGAAGCACCTTGCCTGTGAGTCAGGTTGTAGGTTCAGGTCCCGTTCCAGTGTCTACTGATGGAGTGTTGGACAAGACGTTAACCTGAGGTcctgtcaggtggacataaaagatcccatggctgtaTTAAAAgacaagcagggagttctcccaatctcctggccagtgatttccacccctccccccatccaacaccaccaaatcatagaatgatacagcacagaaggaggccattcggcccatcattgtccgtgccagctctttgaaagagctttccaattagtcctgctcctctgctctttctccatagccttgcaaatttttccttttcaagtatttatccaattcccttttgaaagttattattgaatctgcttccaccaccctttcaggcagcgcattccagatcataacaactcgctgtgtttttaaaaaaaattctcctcatctcccctctggttcttttgccaatctttcaattgcaaattctttcttttcagaTCAAGGCTAGATTTTTTTGGATACACACGATTTGCAGTTCGTTAGTCCCCGTGCATTTTTCCCTGCTAAACCAAACTGAAGAATTTCTGCAAAACCAGTTGATTcaggaaacaaaaacagaatacAAGGAGATTAATCATTGccattccccgagcagactgtcaatgtcatttggaagAACGCCTCGtcaccagaactttcaaacaagcaccaagacatagcttggctggtggtgagaagggcccttcctgtcagatccttcatgcactcccggactctcagcgccaccgcacgctgtccccgaggaggctgcggtgcagacgaaaccatcacccatctccttctggaatgcgcctttgcaaggaaggtctggagagagatgcagtggtatctgtccagtttcgtcccgagcagttccgtaacacaggactctgttctctacggactgttcccggggacgcacaccgagacagacatcaactgctgctggaagaccatcaactcggtgaaagacgccccttggtctgcccgaaacctgctggtcttccagtgcacagagctgtcctcgaccgagtgttgcagactggcacattccaaggtccaggactacgtgctgagggacacactgaggctgggtgctgccaccgcaaaggctctgtggagaaaggcaaccatttagagccttcccgccattgtataccgaggggctgcaatcagggaaaaacaccctcaggcagaatgtagaattcccacagactagtcaagcaacagcctgacatagccatactcacagaatcatacctttcagccaatgtcccagactcttccatcaccatccctgggtatgtcctgtcccaccggcagaaaAGACCCACCAGATgtagcggtacagtgatacacagtcaggagggaggggccctgggagtcctcaacattgactccagaccccatgaaatctcatggcatcaggtcaaatatgggcaaggaaacctgctgattaccacataccgtcctccctcagctgatgaaccagtcctcctccatgttgagcatcacttggaggaagcactgagggtagcaagggcacagaatgtactctgggtgggggacttcaatgtccatcaccaagagtggctcggtagcaccactactgaccaagctgaccaagtcctgaaggacatggctgcccGACtagacctgcggcaggtggtgagcgaaccaacacgagggaaaaacctacttgacctcgtcctcaccaaactacctgtcgcagatgcatctgtccatgacagtattggtaggagtgacctccgcacagtccttgtggagacgaagtcgcatcttcacactgaggataccatccaacgtgttgtgtggcactaccaccgtgctaaatggtatagattcagaacagatctagcagctcaaaactgggcatccatgaggcgctgtgggccatcagcagcagcagaattgtattcctgcacaatctgtaacctcatggcctggcatattcctcactctaccatgaccaacaagccaggggatcaaccccggatcaatgaggagtgtagaagagcatgccaggagcagcaccaggcgaacctaaaaatgaggtgccaacctggtgaagctacaactcaggactacatgcatgctaaacagcggaagcaacatgctatagacagagctaagcaattccacaatcaatggatcagatcaaagctctgcagtcctgccacatccagttgtgaatggtggtggacaattaaacaactaatgggaagaggaggctctgtaaacatccccatcctcaatgatggcagagtccagtatgtgagtgcaaaagactaggctgaaaaatttgcaaccatcttcagctagatgtgccaagtggataatccatctcggcctcctcccgatatccccaccatcacagaagccagtcttcagccaattcgattcactccacatgatatcaagaaacggctgagtgcactggatacagcaaaggctatgggccccgacaacgtcccagctgtagtgctgaagacttgtgctccagaactagccgcgcctctagccaaactgttccagtacagctacaacactggcatctacccgacaatgtggaaaattgcccaggtatgtcctgtccacaaaaagcaggacaaatccaatccagccaattaccgccccatcagtctactctcaaatcatcagcaaagtgatggaaggtgtcgtcgacagtgctatcaagcggcacttactcaccaataacctgctcaccgatgctcagtttggattctgccaggaccactcggctccagacctcatcacagccttggcccaaacatggacaaaagagctgaattccagaggtgaggtgagagtgactgcccttgacatcaaggcagcatttgaccgagtgtggcaccaaggagccctagtaaaattgaagtcaatgggaatcagggggaaaactctcctgtggctggagtcatacctagtacaaaggaagatggtagtggttgttggaggccaatcatctcagccccaggacattgctgcaggagttcctcagggcagtgtcctaggcccaaccatcgtcagctgcttcatcaatgaccttccctccatcataaggtcagaaatggggatatttgctgatgattgcacagtgttcagttccattcacaacccttcagataatgaagcagtccaagcccgcatacagcaagacctggacaacatccaggcttgggctcataagtggcaagtaacattcgcgccagacaagtgccaggtaatgactatctccaacaagagagagtctaaccacctccccttgacattcaacagcattaccatcaccaaattccccactatcaacatcctgggggtcaccattgaccagaaacttaactggaccagccacataaacactgtggctacgagagcaggtcagaggctgggtattctgtggcgagtgactcacctcctgactccccaaagcctttccaccatctacaaggcacaagtcaggagtgtgatggaatactctccacttgcctggatgagtgcagctccaacaacattcaaaaagctcgacaccatccaggagaaagcagcccgcttgattggcacctcatccaccaccctaaacattcactctcttcaccaccggcgcactgtggctgcagtgtgcaccatccacaggatgcactgcagctactcgccaaggcttctttgacagcacctcccaaacccgtgacctctaccctatggaaggacaaggccagcaggcacatgggaacaacaccacctgcacgttcccctccaagtcacacaccatcccgacttggaaatatatcgccgttccttcatcgtcgctgggtcaaaatcctggaactcccttcctaacagcactgtgggagaaccttcaccacacggactgcagcggttcaagaaggcggctcactaccaccttctcgagggcaattaggatgggcagtatatactggccttgccagcgacacccacatcccatgaacgaataaaaaaaaaggagaaagagatagagcgaGTAATTATAGGTcattcagtctaacctcggtggtgggcaaattattggaatcgattctgagggacagcataaatcatcatttagaaaggcacgggttaatcaacgacagccagcatggatttgttaagggatggttgtgtctgactaatttgattacattttttgaggaggtaacaaggagggtcgatgagggtaacgcgtttgatgtcgtgtacatggattttagcaaggcttttgacaaggttccacatggcagagtggtcaaaaaaataaaagcccatgggatccaagggaaagtggctagttggatctaaaattggctcagtggcaggaagcaaagggtaatggttgatgggtgtttttgcgactggaaggctgtttccagtggggttctgcagggctcagtactaggccccttgctttttgtggtctgtattaatgatttggacttgaatgtgaggggcttgatcaagaagtttgcagatgatacaaaaattagccgtgtggttgataatgaggaggaaagctgtaaactgcaggaagatatcaatggactggtcaggtgggcagaaatgtggcaaatggaattcaacccggagaagtgtgaggtaataaatttggggagggcaaacaaggcaagggagtactcaataattgggaggatactgagaggtgtagaggaacaaagagtccttggagagcatgtccacagatctctgaaggtagcaggacaggtagatgaggtggttaaaaaggcatatggaatactttcctttattagctgaggcacagaataaaagagcagggaggttatgcaagaactgtataaaacactgtttaggccacagcttgagtactgtgtacagttctggtcaccacattacaggaaggatgtgattgcactagagagggtacagagaagatttacgaggattttgccagagctggagaattttagctatgagaaaagattaaataggctggggttgttttctttggaacaaagatggctgaggggagatttaattgaggtatttaaaattatgacgggactagatggagtggatagggaggatgtatttcccttagcagaggggtcaatatatttaaagtgattggtggaaggattagaggggagttgagaatttttttcacccagagggtggtgggggtctggaactctctgcctgaaagggtagtagaggcagaaaccctcaactcatttaaaaaatacctggatgagcacttgaagtgccgtaacctacagggctacggacctgtgctggaaagtgggattaagctggttaGCTCTTTTGTtgaccagcacagacacaatgggccgaatggcctccttctatgccgtaactttctacgattctactGTTAAGTTAACAACAGCTGAGTTCATTCAAGGGTCAGTTAAGGGCTGCAGACAATCTGGCTCTGTATTTTGTGCTCTTGGGGAGTTCTCTATACTTATTTTTGTCAAAGTGTGACAGAAATTGGCTGATGGACAGGAGATGCTAGGTGTACTGTTTCCGTCATATTAGCAGTGAATCTCCCTGGCACTCCATGGTTCACAGTGAGTGAGAGGAAGTCCTGTTTTATAAGAACAGAAACATCATCCTATGTGAAACACAAAGTATTATTCTGTTGCTAAAGTGTGGCGCTTCAAGGCTATAAAGtctaattgttgttaagtaaGCAAATAAATAAAACCTCTCTTCCCTCCTAATATCCTCTTTAGCCTCATATTTGGAGTGTTATTTAGTTCTCTATAGGTAGCAATGGTACACGTAAACAGGCAGCTTCCCTGCACTGTCTGCAAATCAGTACATTAATAATTCAACACAGTATCCAACCTGTACAGGGTCTAAAAGTAGAAAAAATAACACAAGGCTCTAAAGTTCTGCTTTATAACAACTTTGATTACAGAAACTGCCCTGTTCTAATGTTCCTTCCACTTGCTTCTTGTATACGTTGCATCAACTTGGACAACAGATGATGCTGGCGGAACAAAAGCAGCTCAAGGCAAAGGGGACGCAAAAGCTAACAGCAGCACTGGGGTACCTCATTTGGCCTCAGTCCCGCAgtgttactacattaaagacactacataaatgcaagttgttgatatgggggggggggggaatgagcagGACTCCTTCTGATTCACGTCCCCTGATTCCTGCTGGGAAGTGTGTACATGAGGATAGATTGGGCTCAGTCCCAATGTCCTCACACACTTAGACTGCCAATTCACTATGCTCACACACAAGGATTAGCCAAGGGGCAAGGGGCAAGGGGCAAGGGGCAAGCCAAGGCTGCTGCCACCGATGGAACCGTAACCAGAACttgtcagacttcaggaggggaggggaacaaaTAAATATTAATCGTGATCCTTCAGTGCTGGGATGGAACAAATCTTCTACCGTCAATCATTACATTTATACCCACAATCATTCTCCACTCTTTATCTGGGTCATCTCTTCAAACAGGTTGAAATGAATCGTTTATTCATTGTTGGGAATAAATTAGTTGCTTACTGTGGACAAGAAGTGTCCTGATACAAAGTGAAATCAAACTTTGACCCTTTGACAGCTGAGCCTGTATCCCCGATGCCCTAACACAGACCCTTGACACCAGCCCCTCTGCACTGCCTTCAGTGTTTGAAGTTCTCCTATTTGTCAGTGGCTATCTATACAGGTGCTTTTTAAATCAACCTGTCGGTGGTCTGCCAATTGAGCTGAATGAAAGTACATATTTCCTGATGGCTTTCTCTGGGTGGTAACGATGTTCCACTACTAATTTAGTCTGACTATACACCTAATGGACCTATTTTGTGCACATCCGCATGGTATTGAAAATAATGGTTTCCTTGGCGATAATAAATATAACTTGTAATCAGTTGTGATTGCTCCATCTAAAATTTCTGTGGTACTCTGGAAAGAGGGATCTATCCTTTCACGAGAAGGACAGGCTAGGTCAGGACTCTGCATGCTGCCTAGTGAAATTGATAGCAGGTCAGATCATTTGCAAAGCCCCCTTTACAAAAATGGTTCTTTTCCCATAGATCCAATCATTTGGACTAGTTAATCAAGGTTTTGCCTTAAGAatgtttcttccctccctccctcacacccctccccccccagagaaGTCAACTTGAGCTGCTATATGTAAAACCCTGTAAAAGCCCTGGCTTCACAGGATGAATTTGGCTTCTGTTTAGCTCAAACCCTGAGTTGGATCTCACAAGCCATGATGTGGGAAATCTTTAAAAAGTTGGTAGTGCTGGTTTTCAAAAAATTGGAAGTACAGAGTCAGTAAGTTTGATATGGTATGGTCTTTTGAAACTTGTGAGACCCCTTGTCACTTTGTCACTTAAATTTGTTGATAGACATTTCAGTAGGATACAGCTCTGTACTGAGCAAGGCTTTCACCTAGAAGATCACAAGCCATGTTCATGTTCTTGAAAGTCTACTTGAATTGGGTCATGATGATGGAATCTCAAACACAGAGAAGATATATTCATATCACAATCGTTGAACGAAGGGCTCATGCTCCAACGGCTAATGCACCAACACAAGTTGACGGTGCTTATATGTAGGATGCATGAGAACGCATGCTGCTAATTCCTAAATGGGGGCATTCATGGCTTTAAAGGGTTCCCAATGTTGTCTCTTGTAACAAGCTTCACTGTGGAAATGCCCAGTGATGTGGCTGAGCTGGGTCATTGATTCAAGCAAGGGAAGCCCTGCAGACAAAGATGACAACTCACCAGAAGACAAAGGATAGATTGGGCAATATCCCACTGTAGGACCACTTTTCATGATACAGTGATGGCTGCGTCTTGGTAGTTGGTACCAGCCCACTGAAGCAAAATAATACACATGGATAGACATGAATTGCCAGAGAAAGTAGTAATGAAATACCAGAACTAATTTGTAGTGTTAGTTGACAGTGTcagtaacatttatccctcaaccaacacctaaaacagattatctggtcattatcacattgctgtttgtgggatcttgctgtgtgcaaattggctgccacgtatcttacaacagtgactacacttcaaaggtacttcattggctataaagcactttgggacaagctgaggtcatgaaaggtgctatataaatgcaagtcattctttctttaGTGTCAGTTGAGGTGCATCAGAGTTTTATGACAGATGCCGTTAAACTTGGCCACGAAGATTTTGTACGGGTATGCAGGGTGCTAATGgaggctcatagaatcatagcggagcggagggagcgtccgataaaaggcgggatttcagagcgctgagaggagccgagccgagcggagctgcgaccgagttcgaagtgacgtcaggaatcagatcgggacgcgacacaggggaggcacctgattggtgagtaggttcaggtgagtatttctacttatctacagtaactaaagtaaaaggaaagggaaggtctgcaggtcttataggaagtagcgtttattttttagtgaatcaaggtcccgagtgtagttaacattctctaaattgagaacaatttaaaggagtaaactccttaaagggagtggtaagtagtttttctttccttttttttctcttgacattgtagttgttcttaagctaatttaagggttaagtcatggcaggagatcccagggccgtgtcatgttcctcttgtgggatgtgggaattcagggctccttcctgtatccctgattccttcacctgcgggaagtgtgtccagctgcagctattgtttgaccgcttgacggctctggagctgcggatggattcactttggagcatccgcgatgctgagaaagtcgtggatagcacgttcagtgagttggtcacaccgcagataaaaattactgagggagatagtgaatgggtgaccaacagacagaggaagagtaggaaggcagtgcaggggtcccctgcggtcatctccctccaaaacaggtataccgttttggatactgttgggggagatggctcaccaggggaaggtggcagtggccaggttcatggcaccgtggctggctctgctgcacaggagggcaggaaaaagagtggcagagctatagtgataggggactcgattgcaaggggaatagacaggcgtttctgcggacgcaaccgagactccaggatggtatgttgcctccctggtgcaagggtcaaggatgtctcggagcggctgcaggacattctggagggggagggtgaacagccagttgtcgtggtgcatataggcaccaatgatataggtaaaaaacaggatgaggtcctacaagctgaatttagggagttaggagttaaactaaagagtaggacctcaaaggtagtaatctcaggattgctaccagtgccacgggttagtcagagtaggaa of Heptranchias perlo isolate sHepPer1 unplaced genomic scaffold, sHepPer1.hap1 HAP1_SCAFFOLD_1546, whole genome shotgun sequence contains these proteins:
- the LOC137309243 gene encoding large ribosomal subunit protein uL16m-like, whose product is MALLLRCLSRVPPGVSCGSGSPGPYQNYAKVLAVGLKMYEHPPSYNDVVIPEKPKLKFINKVPNYKKPRRWMKRLGDIRGPATRANTIAWGQYGIVALGGGYLHWGHFEMMRLTINRRMDPKIMFARWRVNAPYKPITRKGLGQRMGGGKGAIDHYVTPVRYGRIILEFGGKCEFEEVEPILSEVAKKLPFPAKAVSKKSLEELMKEDAQKAENNQNPWTFERIATMNMMGIRKVLSPFDLKYHGKFSGKFRVPNRV